One window from the genome of Echinicola vietnamensis DSM 17526 encodes:
- a CDS encoding SLC13 family permease: MNNLLWKRSGLVLGPVAFLLIVLFFNPDGLTYEAQAVLALAVWMAIWWILEAIPIAATALLPLVILPLTGALSMDESAAPYADPKVLLYMGGFMIAVTIEKWNLHKRIALSIISLIGTDMRFIVLGFMLATALLSMWISNTATSLMMLPIAVAVIHQLADGSDEISATRIGQALMLGIAYSASIGGLATIIGTPTNIVLVGIVKELYGIEIGFAEWMLVGLPISLGLLGICWWYLVSVAYPFPKNMSLAGGKVEIQRQLAAIGPISKPEIRVLLVFLLVSFSWITRVFLQDLLPFLNDTIIALVGVLLLFMLPSSRGKKRLLDWKTAEDIPWGILLLFGGGLALAAGFKETGLAAWLGSHFEALQGVHFLLFILIIVASVNFLTEITSNVATASMLLPILGAVALALGVHPYGLMVAATMAASCAFMLPVATPPNAVVFGSGYLTIPAMAKAGLWMNILSIFFITLFVYYIMPFLWGIDLKVYPF, encoded by the coding sequence ATGAACAATTTGCTGTGGAAACGTTCCGGATTAGTGCTGGGTCCGGTAGCTTTTTTATTGATAGTCCTTTTTTTTAACCCTGATGGGTTGACGTATGAGGCACAAGCGGTACTGGCCTTGGCCGTCTGGATGGCCATTTGGTGGATATTGGAGGCCATTCCAATTGCTGCGACTGCCTTATTGCCTTTGGTGATCCTGCCCCTTACAGGTGCCTTGTCCATGGATGAAAGTGCAGCACCGTATGCTGACCCTAAAGTGCTGCTGTATATGGGAGGTTTTATGATCGCAGTGACGATCGAAAAATGGAACCTGCACAAACGCATTGCGTTGTCTATCATCAGCCTGATAGGTACCGATATGCGGTTTATTGTGCTGGGATTTATGCTCGCTACCGCGCTCCTATCCATGTGGATATCCAATACCGCTACCAGTTTGATGATGCTGCCCATTGCCGTTGCGGTGATTCACCAGCTTGCAGACGGATCTGATGAAATCTCCGCTACCAGGATTGGTCAAGCGTTGATGCTTGGAATCGCCTATAGTGCCTCCATCGGTGGATTGGCCACGATCATTGGCACTCCTACCAATATCGTTTTGGTGGGAATCGTTAAAGAACTCTATGGCATTGAAATTGGATTTGCCGAATGGATGTTAGTGGGCCTGCCCATATCCTTGGGACTTTTGGGCATTTGTTGGTGGTACCTGGTAAGTGTGGCCTATCCCTTTCCAAAGAACATGTCGCTGGCAGGTGGCAAAGTGGAAATTCAGCGGCAGCTGGCAGCTATTGGCCCGATTTCGAAACCTGAAATTCGCGTATTGTTGGTATTTCTATTGGTAAGTTTTTCTTGGATCACCCGGGTATTTTTGCAGGACCTCCTCCCCTTTTTAAATGACACCATTATTGCTTTGGTAGGTGTTTTACTATTGTTTATGTTGCCTTCTTCCCGTGGTAAAAAACGTTTACTGGACTGGAAGACTGCTGAGGACATCCCTTGGGGAATCCTTTTGTTATTTGGAGGTGGACTGGCATTAGCTGCAGGTTTTAAGGAAACAGGTCTAGCCGCTTGGTTGGGCAGCCATTTTGAGGCTTTACAAGGTGTTCACTTTCTGTTGTTTATTCTGATTATTGTCGCCTCGGTAAACTTTCTTACAGAAATCACCTCCAATGTAGCCACAGCCTCCATGTTACTTCCCATTTTAGGAGCCGTGGCGTTGGCCCTAGGCGTTCATCCTTACGGGCTGATGGTCGCAGCCACCATGGCCGCGAGCTGTGCCTTCATGCTCCCTGTGGCGACCCCTCCAAATGCTGTGGTCTTTGGATCTGGGTACTTGACCATTCCTGCCATGGCCAAAGCGGGACTATGGATGAATATTCTTTCTATCTTTTTCATTACTTTATTTGTTTACTACATCATGCCGTTTCTGTGGGGAATTGACCTGAAGGTGTATCCTTTCTAG
- a CDS encoding porin: MKRLLFLLGMCLTLSASLMAQKTEDGHQKWYENIHIGGYLQVRYNKLYESNSDLNCEQCDENWGAEGGGLSIRRMRFKIYGQISPRVFLYFQPDFSKSVGDNIHVARIKDAYMDIGLDPENEYRLRIGQSKVPFGYENMQSSSDRLPLDRNDALNSGVKDERDLGIYFYWAPKEIRQLMKALKPYKHSGDFGVLAFGIYNGQTANYPDENNSFHVVSRFSYPIQLGSGQIIEPGIQAYSGKYVIPEVSDGVITKTNHEYIDQRIGASFVLYPRPFGIQAEYNLGRGPEYDRSSQTIKVKKLHGGYITASYFMAVGRQQLIPFVRFQHYDGGKKHELDARSYVVNETEMGIEYHPFEHFELVTVYTMADRQYEDHELSHNHQTGNLIRIQAQVKF; encoded by the coding sequence ATGAAACGACTACTTTTTCTGCTGGGAATGTGCTTAACGCTTAGCGCATCCCTAATGGCACAGAAAACTGAGGATGGTCATCAAAAGTGGTATGAAAATATTCACATTGGTGGCTATCTCCAAGTACGGTACAACAAGCTTTATGAGAGCAATTCTGATTTAAATTGCGAACAATGTGATGAAAATTGGGGTGCTGAGGGTGGGGGACTTTCGATTCGAAGGATGCGGTTCAAAATTTATGGCCAAATCAGCCCTCGTGTTTTTTTATATTTCCAACCGGATTTCTCAAAATCTGTCGGTGATAACATCCATGTAGCCCGCATTAAAGATGCGTACATGGATATCGGATTGGATCCGGAAAATGAATACCGACTGCGCATTGGGCAAAGCAAAGTGCCTTTTGGTTATGAAAACATGCAATCTAGCAGTGATCGGCTCCCATTGGACAGAAATGATGCCTTGAACAGTGGCGTTAAGGATGAACGGGACTTGGGGATATATTTTTATTGGGCGCCAAAGGAGATCAGACAACTCATGAAAGCCCTAAAGCCTTATAAGCATTCAGGTGATTTTGGCGTTTTGGCTTTTGGCATCTATAATGGGCAAACGGCCAACTATCCGGATGAGAACAATTCTTTCCATGTGGTATCTCGGTTTTCTTATCCTATCCAACTGGGCTCAGGGCAAATCATAGAACCAGGCATCCAAGCGTATTCGGGCAAGTATGTCATTCCTGAGGTAAGTGATGGCGTAATTACCAAAACCAATCATGAATACATCGATCAGCGAATAGGAGCTTCTTTTGTACTTTATCCAAGGCCATTTGGTATCCAAGCAGAGTACAACCTGGGAAGAGGCCCCGAATATGACCGTTCCTCCCAAACCATAAAAGTAAAAAAACTCCATGGCGGCTACATCACAGCGTCTTATTTTATGGCAGTTGGAAGACAGCAATTGATCCCATTTGTACGTTTTCAGCATTATGATGGGGGCAAAAAACACGAATTGGATGCCAGAAGTTATGTCGTTAATGAGACAGAAATGGGCATCGAATACCACCCTTTTGAGCATTTTGAATTGGTAACGGTGTACACGATGGCGGATCGACAGTATGAAGACCATGAACTATCACATAACCACCAGACAGGTAACTTGATAAGGATTCAGGCCCAAGTGAAGTTTTAG
- a CDS encoding PepSY-like domain-containing protein, with the protein MKKHILLFIVAGAFTATVANAQDIAQRQVPSVILNKFHNDFPHAKDMEWEMKGTQYQVEFETGWWTEHEIWYSAEGEQVKHVEEIPTKDLPNAVQTTVSKEFEGYAIDDAKRITENNKSNYLLDLDGRRYDWEVLIDPSGKVVSQRVD; encoded by the coding sequence ATGAAAAAGCACATCTTATTATTCATCGTAGCTGGAGCATTTACCGCTACCGTAGCCAATGCTCAGGACATTGCCCAAAGACAAGTCCCTTCTGTAATCCTAAACAAATTCCACAATGATTTCCCTCATGCCAAGGACATGGAATGGGAAATGAAAGGCACACAATACCAAGTGGAATTTGAAACAGGCTGGTGGACAGAGCATGAGATTTGGTATTCTGCTGAAGGAGAACAAGTGAAGCATGTAGAAGAAATCCCTACCAAAGATCTTCCCAATGCCGTTCAAACCACTGTTTCCAAGGAATTTGAAGGGTATGCTATCGATGATGCCAAAAGGATTACTGAAAATAACAAAAGCAATTACCTGCTAGATTTGGACGGCCGGAGATATGACTGGGAAGTACTGATCGACCCAAGTGGCAAAGTAGTCAGTCAAAGAGTCGATTAA